From Homo sapiens chromosome 6, GRCh38.p14 Primary Assembly, the proteins below share one genomic window:
- the IP6K3 gene encoding inositol hexakisphosphate kinase 3 isoform X2 — protein MSLLEGRITMHFIPEVDAQAELSTDPAKALLRSEPHLNTPAFSLVEDTNGNQVERKSFNPWGLQCHQAHLTRLCSEYPENKRHRFLLLENVVSQYTHPCVLDLKMGTRQHGDDASEEKKARHMRKCAQSTSACLGVRICGMQVYQTDKKYFLCKDKYYGRKLSVEGFRQALYQFLHNGSHLRRELLEPILHQLRALLSVIRSQSSYRFYSSSLLVIYDGQEPPERAPGSPHPHEAPQAAHGSSPGGLTKVDIRMIDFAHTTYKGYWNEHTTYDGPDPGYIFGLENLIRILQDIQEGE, from the exons ATGTCACTCCTAGAAGGGAGGATTACGATGCATTTTATCCCAGAAGTTGATGCACAGGCAGAGTTGTCTACTGA CCCGGCCAAGGCTCTTCTGAGGTCCGAGCCCCACCTCAACACTCCAGCCTTCTCGCTGGTGGAAGACACCAACGGAAACCAGGTTGAGAGGAAGAGCTTCAACCCGTGGGGCCTGCAATGCCACCAGGCCCACCTGACCCGCCTGTGCTCCGAGTACCCAGAGAACAAGCGGCATC GGTTCTTGTTGCTGGAAAATGTAGTGTCACAGTACACGCATCCCTGTGTCCTGGATCTGAAGATGGGGACCCGGCAGCACGGCGATGATGCATCGGAGGAGAAGAAGGCCCGCCACATGAGGAAGTGTGCGCAGAGCACCTCAGCCTGCCTGGGTGTGCGCATCTGCGGCATGCAG GTTTATCAAACAGATAAGAAGTACTTTCTCTGCAAAGACAAGTACTATGGAAGAAAACTCTCAGTGGAGGGGTTCAGACAAGCCCTCTATCAGTTCCTACATAATGGAAGCCACCTCCGGAGGGAGCTCCTGGAGCCCATCCTGCACCAGCTCCGGGCCCTCCTCTCTGTCATTAGGAGCCAGAGTTCATACCGCTTCTATTCCAGCTCTCTCCTTGTCATCTATGATGGGCAGGAACCACCAGAAAGAGCCCCAGGCAGCCCGCATCCTCACGAGGCTCCCCAGGCAGCCCACGGTAGCTCTCCCGGTGGTCTCACCAAGGTTGACATCCGCATGATTGACTTTGCTCATACCACATACAAGGGCTACTGGAATGAGCACACCACCTACGATGGACCAGACCCTGGCTATATTTTTGGCCTGGAAAACCTCATCAGGATCCTGCAGGATATCCAAGAGGGAGAATGA